The Mobula birostris isolate sMobBir1 chromosome 11, sMobBir1.hap1, whole genome shotgun sequence genome has a segment encoding these proteins:
- the tmem41b gene encoding transmembrane protein 41B, whose amino-acid sequence MARKRSDDAKSQPGAVVNTVNRQKTEPAGEPSARTGREAVREKTSEGGSTRMSLFILLSTFLSAAFVMYIVYRNFPELDEEERKTMVIPKDMDDAKALGKVLSKYKDTYYVQVLVAYFTTYIFLQTFAIPGSIFLSILSGFLYPFPLALFFVCLCSGLGASFCYLLSYSVGRPIVYKYLKEKATKWSQQVDKHRDHLINYIIFLRITPFLPNWFINITSPVINVPLGVFFIGTFLGVAPPSFVAIKAGTTLYQLTTAGEAVSWNSVFVLMFLAVVSLLPVFFQKKLKQKFS is encoded by the exons ATGGCCAGAAAGCGAAGTGATGACGCCAAGAGTCAGCCCGGCGCGGTCGTGAACACCGTGAACCGACAGAAAACGGAGCCAGCCGGCGAGCCGAGCGCCCGAACCGGTCGGGaggctgtgagag AGAAAACATCAGAAGGGGGTTCGACTCGAATGTCTCTCTTCATTCTTCTATCTACCTTCCTTTCAGCTGCTTTTGTTATGTACATAGTGTACAGGAACTTTCCAGAACTTGATGA AGAGGAACGAAAAACTATGGTAATTCCTAAGGACATGGATGATGCCAAGGCGTTGGGGAAAGTTCTCTCCAAATACAAGGACACTTACTATGTACAAGTGTTAGTGGCGTACTTTACCACATACATTTT TTTACAGACATTTGCCATACCAGGGTCCATATTTCTCAGCATCCTTTCTGGGTTTCTGTACCCATTCCCACTGGCACTTTTCTTTGTCTGCCTG TGTTCCGGTCTTGGAGCTTCCTTCTGCTACCTGCTCTCATATTCAGTTGGTCGGCCAATTGtttataaatatttaaaagagaaaGCAACAAAATGGTCGCAACAG GTCGACAAGCACAGAGATCATCTTATTAATTATATAATCTTTTTAAGAATAACTCCATTCCTGCCAAACTGGTTCATTAATATAACAAGTCCTGTAATAAATGTACCTCTGGGTGTATTTTTCATTGGAACATTTTTAG GTGTAGCACCTCCATCATTTGTGGCTATCAAAGCTGGCACAACCCTTTATCAACTTACGACAGCAGGAGAAGCTGTTTCTTGGAATTCAGTCTTTGTTCTCATGTTCTTGGCAGTTGTCTCCCTACTTCCGGTATTTTTCCAGAAAAAACTAAAGCAAAAGTTTTCATAA